From the Actinopolymorpha singaporensis genome, the window GACGGTAACCACGTCCGAGGCCGCGGCACCGACGACGGAAGCGGCTCGTACGTGCACCCGCGAGCAGCCCGCGGCGCCCCGGTGGCCGCTGGCGTGGCACGACGAGTTCGGCGCGCCCACCCTCGACCGGACGAAGTGGAACACGGTGATGGACTTCCCCGGCCGGGCCGGCGGGCACTACCACAACAGCTCCTACGGCAGCTATGCGCTGGACAGCAACATCGTGCTCGGCCAGGGTCTGCTCCACCTGATCGCCGACGACGAGCCCGTGGTCGGTGACGACCCGCCCGGCACGTACGCCTACTCCGAGGGGTTCGTCTCCTCCCACGACAAGTTCGCCCAGGCATACGGCTACTGGGAGATCTGCGCGCGCTACCCCGCCGGTCGCGGGCTGTGGCCGGCGTTCTGGCTGGTACCCCAGGACCGCACCTGGCCGCCGGAGTTCGACGTGGCGGAGTGGTTCGGCGGCATCGACGGGATGTTCCAGGGCATCGCCTCCGGTGCCTGGCCGAATGTCCGGTGGGACGGCCACTGGACCTACGACCCCGCACCGACGACCGGCTGGCACACGTACGCCCTGCGCTGGGAACCGCGGCGCGCGACGTTCTCCGTGGACGGGCGGGTCACCGGGTCGTTCGAGGGCGACTTCGTGCCGGACAAGCCGATGTACGTCGTCCTGAACAGCGGCGTGTGGATGAACGCCGACCGGGGCGGCCCGCCCGACGCGAGCACGGTGTTCCCGAACAGCTTCGACATCGACTACGTGCGCGTCTACCGGCGGCCCTGACGTCCCTGGGTCGGTTCGGCCGCCGGGCGCAGGGCGGCGTGGGCGGCCACCGGGTCGTCGGCGAAGAAGCGGACCGTGCGTACCCGCGCCTGCCGGCCGAGCGGACGGACGACCGTGACGGGTTCGGTCAGGTCGAGGACCAGGTTGGTCTGGGACGAGACCGCCACCGCGAGCTTGTCGTCGGCGACCGTCACCATGCCGCGTTCGTTGTGGTTGCCGGCCCGGCGTACCGCCGCGATCCGGTCCCGGGGCACCCGCAGGTCGAAGAACGCGCCGTACCGGATGCGTACCTCCTGGGCGGTGACCACGTGCGGCCGGGTGATCGCCGCGGCGATCATCGCCAGCACGGCCACGACGGTGTAGGCGTCGATCAGCAGGATCACCGAACGCAGGACGACCGGCGCGTGCAGCGCCCGCAACACGACCTCCAGCGCGAACAGCTCGATCACCATGAAGAACAGGAAAAGCGCCGTCACCGGCGTCTGCGCGCGGGCATAGGAGACGGCGAACGCGCCGGCCGGTACGCCGTCGCGGCGGCGCGCGATCCACAGGGCGATGCTGACCATGCCCCGCAGGTCGAAGCTCATCAGCCGGCGGACCGGCACCGGGATCACCGACCGGACGGCGCTCAGCATGATCCGCGCTCCCGAAGCCTGGCCACCAGCGTTCGGAAGACCCCGACCTGTGCGGCGGACAGCTCACGGGTCATCGTCGCGAGCCACTGACCGGTCTGCGGATCGTCGACGCTTCCGACCATCGCCGAGGCGATCTCCGCCGGTAGGTACGCGGCCAGCTCGTCGGCAAGCGCACCGACGCGCGGATCCGTCGGCTCCGCGCCGGCCAGCTCGTCCAGCTTCCGGTAGATGTCGGCCGCTCCCCTGCCGCCGGTCTCCTCCGGAAGGCCGCGGAGCAGCTCGGCGAACGCGGCCCGGTCGGCCGGGTCGGCGCCCGCGTCGAAGACGGTGAGGAGGTCTCGGTCGAACTGCCCGAACGCCGACCCCTCGGTGGGCAGGTCCCGCAGGACGGTCGCCAGCTCCGGGGAGACCGTGGAGTCCGGATCCAGCGCGCCCCGGTTCAGCAGCGCGGCGAGCCGGGCCCTGCGGGCGCCGATCGCCTCCTGTTGCCTCGCCAGGTCGGCGTCGAGCTCGGCCAGCACCTCGCGCAGGTCCCGGCCTTGCTCGTCGGCGAGTACGTCGCGGATCTCGTCCAGCGACAGCCCGAGCTCGGTCAGCCGGCGTACCCGGGCGAGGACGACCGCATCGCGCAGCCGGTACTCGCGGTAGCCGTTGGCCAGGCGGTCGGGCTCGGGCAGCAGGCCCTGGTGGTGGTAGTGCCGGACGGTACGTGTGGACACCCCGACGAGGGTGGCGAGTTCCCCGATTCGCATGCACCCATTGCACAGGTTGACGCCGCGACAAGGTCAACCGTCGAGGTGGAGGTGCGGGTGGGCCGGACCCTAGATCGAGGCAGCCAGGTCGACCAGCCGGCCGGCGAGCCTGCGGACCAGGTGGTCCAGCCACTCCCGGCCCTGCGCGGCGTCGGCCTTGGCCGGGTCGTCGGTGTAGCCGTCCTGTTCGTGCCAGGACGCCTGCCGCTGGATCTCGACACCGGGTACGGCCGGGATGGTGGGGACGTGCGTACGCGGCGCGCGTTCGTCGACCAGTTCGGGGTCGACGGCGAGCACCAGGGACGTCTCGAACCCACCCGCGTGCCCGGGCAGCGGGGTACCGCCGAGATCGGCGTCCGCGGCGCCGTCCCAGTAGTCGACGTAGCCCACAGTGATCGGCGACCGGACGGACGCGGCGGCGGCCGCGGCCGAGCAGATGCCGCGATTTCCGCCGTGGCCGTTGACGATGACCAGCCGGCGGCCGCCACAGTCGGCGACGGAACGGGCCACGTCGAGGAGCAGGGCGAGCAGCGTCTCCGGCCGCAGGGAGAGTGTGCCCCCGAACGGCAGATGGTGGTCGGAGGCACCGATCGGCAGGGTCGGGGCGAGGACGAGGGTGCGCGACGCGGACTCCGCGGCCAGCTCGGCCGCCCGGGTGGCCGCGGTCTCGGCCAGCAGCGCGTCCGTGCCCGTCGCCAGGTGCGGTCCGTGCTGCTCGGTCGCGCCGATGGGGAGTACGACCATCGCCTCCGGCAGCAACGCGGTCAGTTGGTCCCGGGTCTGTGCCTGCCACCGGACGACGCTCATGTCGGTCCCTCCCCGCCGCGGGCGGTCCGCGGCCCTCAGTTGTCGTTGCCGTGACCGTAGTTGCCGCGGTCGTGGCCATGGCCGTCGTGGCCGGTGCCGGTCTGGTTCGCCTCCCCGTCGGCCGGCCCCTGCTCACCCTGCCAGCCGGCGCCGAGGATGCTGTCCAGCGTCCCGCCGGTCGGGAGGTCGTCCTTGCTGTACGCCTTCGCGAAGTCCCGGCGCAGCTTCTGCATCCGCTCGCGGGCCTTCTCCGGATCACCGTCGGCGTACGCCTGACGAGCCTTGTCCACCGAGTTGCGCAGCCGGTCGGCGACCTCGGGGTCGACGCGTCCGGTGGACGACAGGAACGCCAGCGCGGCGTCGAGGCGGTTCAGCCAGGCCGGCGAGCCGACGGCGGGAGTGCCGGCGTCCCCGGAGTTGCTGGAGTCGGCCACTCGCGTGGAGGGGCGCGGCGCGGACGTGGCCTTGGGGGTCTGCGTCGTGGTCTGCCTCGGGCTCGGGCTGCGGTGTGTGGTCGCCGACGGCGCGGGAGGCCGGTCGCCCGCGACCTGGGCGCCACCGGACTGCGCGGTGTTCTTCCAGACCCACAACGACGCGCTCAGCAACGCGACGGCGAGCGCGGCGGCGGCCACCAGGACCGCGAGGTCGCCCGACCGAGGACGAGGCCTTGGGGCGGGACGTGCCGACCTGTCGTTCCCAGCTCCGGTGTCCCGTCCGCCGAGGTCCTGTCCGGCGACGGCGCCTTCGCGCTCCAGCTCGGGCAGGGCGAAGGTCCGGGTGGCCTGGTCGGAGGATCGGGCTGTCCCGACGGGTTCCTCGATGCCGGGGTGCCCGGCCGAGGCCCACAGGGGTCCGGAGGCCGCGGCCATGGCGGGCGACAACGCGGTCGCCGCCTCGGCCGGGTCGGGGGTGGCCCACCCGGTCGACCTGGTAGAGGTCGAGCGCGTGGCCAGCAGCGCGGCCCGGACC encodes:
- a CDS encoding glycoside hydrolase family 16 protein translates to MRNRPARPAALLAVAGCLVLASILAGTATAAGATTATTATTATTANTATTTVTTSEAAAPTTEAARTCTREQPAAPRWPLAWHDEFGAPTLDRTKWNTVMDFPGRAGGHYHNSSYGSYALDSNIVLGQGLLHLIADDEPVVGDDPPGTYAYSEGFVSSHDKFAQAYGYWEICARYPAGRGLWPAFWLVPQDRTWPPEFDVAEWFGGIDGMFQGIASGAWPNVRWDGHWTYDPAPTTGWHTYALRWEPRRATFSVDGRVTGSFEGDFVPDKPMYVVLNSGVWMNADRGGPPDASTVFPNSFDIDYVRVYRRP
- a CDS encoding MerR family transcriptional regulator, with product MRIGELATLVGVSTRTVRHYHHQGLLPEPDRLANGYREYRLRDAVVLARVRRLTELGLSLDEIRDVLADEQGRDLREVLAELDADLARQQEAIGARRARLAALLNRGALDPDSTVSPELATVLRDLPTEGSAFGQFDRDLLTVFDAGADPADRAAFAELLRGLPEETGGRGAADIYRKLDELAGAEPTDPRVGALADELAAYLPAEIASAMVGSVDDPQTGQWLATMTRELSAAQVGVFRTLVARLRERGSC
- a CDS encoding creatininase family protein encodes the protein MSVVRWQAQTRDQLTALLPEAMVVLPIGATEQHGPHLATGTDALLAETAATRAAELAAESASRTLVLAPTLPIGASDHHLPFGGTLSLRPETLLALLLDVARSVADCGGRRLVIVNGHGGNRGICSAAAAAASVRSPITVGYVDYWDGAADADLGGTPLPGHAGGFETSLVLAVDPELVDERAPRTHVPTIPAVPGVEIQRQASWHEQDGYTDDPAKADAAQGREWLDHLVRRLAGRLVDLAASI
- a CDS encoding serine/threonine-protein kinase, whose amino-acid sequence is MSAVRAGTTLGRYRLEELLSRGGMGEVWRAHDSTLGRPVAVKLLHAGVTEAGDRERFVREARAAAQLSHRNVVAVFDVGEWSGRPFLVMELLDGRTLAAILAARGPLPPDDVRDLGAQAAAGLHAAHQAGVVHRDVKPSNLVRTQDGSLKVVDFGIARVLDEASTRLTRTGTIVGTASYLAPEQVRGRSADARSDLYALGCVLYQLLTGRTPFVGGSTEVVYGHLHTAPTPPSRLRPGVPEDLDELVLSLLAKEPADRPADAAAVRAALLATRSTSTRSTGWATPDPAEAATALSPAMAAASGPLWASAGHPGIEEPVGTARSSDQATRTFALPELEREGAVAGQDLGGRDTGAGNDRSARPAPRPRPRSGDLAVLVAAAALAVALLSASLWVWKNTAQSGGAQVAGDRPPAPSATTHRSPSPRQTTTQTPKATSAPRPSTRVADSSNSGDAGTPAVGSPAWLNRLDAALAFLSSTGRVDPEVADRLRNSVDKARQAYADGDPEKARERMQKLRRDFAKAYSKDDLPTGGTLDSILGAGWQGEQGPADGEANQTGTGHDGHGHDRGNYGHGNDN